Part of the Labilibaculum antarcticum genome, GTAATTGGCGACGAGTATGATGTTGCTTTAGTATTGGATGCCGATAATTTGATGGCGGAAGATTTTATATCGAAAGTAAATAATGCTTTTGATAATGGTTTTACCGTAGTGCAAGGTCACCGAGCAGCAAAAAATGTAAATACATCATTCGCAATACTAGATGCAATTAGTGAAGAGGTGAACAATCATATTTTTCGGAAAGGGCATCGCGTATTGGGCTTTTCATCGGCACTGATAGGCTCCGGAATGGCGTTTGACTATCAATTTTTTAAAGAAACCATGAGTCAGGTTAATGCCATTGGTGGTTTCGATAAAGAGTTGGAATTGAGATTATTGAAAGATCGAAAAAAAATAGAATATTTACATGATGCTTTGGTTTTAGATGAAAAAGTTCAAAAATCAGAAGTGTTTGCTAATCAGCGAAAGCGTTGGCTATCTGCTCAATTCATTTATTTTGCACGATATTTTTTTCCAGGTTTATACCATTTATTATTTAAAGGGAATTTTGACTTTTTTGATAAAGTGTATCAGATGGTCTCTCCTCCAAGGATATTATTATTAGGCTTGGTTGGTATTATTACTGGATTCTATACTTGTATCTGGTTTTTGCTTCCTGATAGTGGTTTTGTTCAATTTACAATACTTGATTGGTTGCCTGTTTTTGCAATGGTTGTTTTGGCATTTATAGTAAGCATACCTCGTAAATTTTACAACAGGAAAACCTTAGTGGCCGTTTTAACTTTGCCCAAAGCATTCTTTTTAATGTTTGTCTCACTTTTTAAGTTAAAAGGCGCAAATAAGAAATTTATCCATACAAAACATGGTGTGAACAACTAAAACTTGATTTTATGAAAATTGGTATTGAAGGTCAGAGGCTTTATCGAAAGAAAAAACATGGTATGGATATGGTTGCTCTCGAATTGATTAAGAATTTGCAATTGATTGATAAAGAGAATGAATATGTCATTTTTGTTAAGCCAGATGAAGATAATACTTGTATTCCTAAAGCAGATAATTTTAAAATTATAGAATTAGGAGGAGGACCTTATCCTATATGGGAGCAATTTGCATTACCAAAAGCAGCTAAAGCGGAAGGTTGCGATATTCTACATTGTACCAGCAATACAGGTCCATTGAGATCAGAGGTTCCTTTGGTTACAATTTTGCATGATATCATTTATTTAGAGAGTGTTAGTATTTTTAAGAAAGGCGGTACCTGGTATCAAAAAATAGGAAATATGTATCGCAGGTGGGTTGTGCCACCAGTTGCAAGAAAAAGCAAAAGAGTTTCTACAGTCTCGAATTTTGAGAAAGATAGAATAAAGAATTTCATGGGCTTAGGGGATAATTTGGTGGCTATACACAATGGCGTTGGCGAGCATTTTACTCCAGTAAACAAGAAGGAAATATTGGATGAAGCTAAGCTACGTTACAAACTGCCAGATAACTTTATGTTTTTCTTGGGAAATACAGATCCTAAAAAGAATACACCTAACGTTCTAAAGGCATTTGCTGAGTTTAATGCTACAAGCCCAATTAAGTATAAATTGGTAATGCTGGATTATGAGGAAAATGCGCTTCGAAAAATTCTATCAGATATAGGATATCCAGAACTTAGAAATGATATCCACCTAACGGGATACGTAGTAAACACAGATTTACCTGCAATTATTAGCCAATGTAAAGTGTTTTTATATCCTTCATTACGAGAGAGTTTTGGAATTCCAATATTGGAAGGAATGGCTTGTGGTGTTCCGGTTATTACTTCAAATACGTCATCGATGCCTGAAATAGCTGGAGATGCAGCATTAATTGTTGATCCATATAAGAGTGAGGAAATTAAGCTTGCCATTAGCAAAATATTGAACGATGATGCCTATAGAACTGAACTTTGTAAAAAGGGAATTGAACGAGCTAAATTGTTTTCCTGGAAGAATATGGCTGTTGAATATTTGAAACTCTACAAGGAAGTATATGCAGAAATAAATGAACCCGTAAAAAGCTAAAAAGAAAGCTTTACTCCATTTTTTTAATGATTGAACTTAAAACTACTATACTTATGGCATACATAGAAATTATATTTTGGGTAGCCCTTTTTATTATTTTTTACTCGTATTTAGGCTACGGAATTTTACTTTATTTTATCATTAAGCTGAGAAGAATATTTGGTTTGGCTAAGAAATTTGAAGGCAATGATGATTATCAACCAGAGGTAACTCTTTTTGTTGCTGCTTTCAATGAAAAAGATTACGTAGATGAAAAAGTAAAGAACTCAAAAAGTCTGAAGTATCCACAAGATAAAGTAAAACAGGTTTGGGTAACCGATGGTTCGGATGATGGAACTCCGGAGATATTAAGAAAATATGATGGAGTGGAAGTTTATCACGAAGATGCACGAGGAGGTAAAATTGGTGCAATGAATCGTGGAATGCAATTTGTAAAATCACCAATTGTAATTTTTTCGGATGGAAATACTACTTTGGGTGAAGATTCTATTCAAGAGATCGTTAATCTTTTTAAAGACCCAAAAGTAGGTTGTGTTTCAGGAGAGAAGCGAATTTATCAGAAAGATTCCGATGCTGCAGCTGGTGCCGGAGAAGGTTTGTATTGGAAATATGAATCAACATTAAAAAAATGGGATGCGGAATGGTATTCTGTTGTTGGTGCAGCTGGTGAATTGTTTGCTATTAGAACTGAGCTGTGGGAAGAGGTAGAGAAAGATACTTTGCTTGATGATTTTATTATCTCATTACGAGTTGCAATGTCAGGATACACGATTCAGTATAATCCCAATGCTTATGCAATTGAAACAGCATCAGCCAATGTTAAGGAAGAATTAAAACGTAAAATTCGTATATCTGCAGGAGGAATTCAGTCTGTAGTGAGATTGAGTCCACTTTTGAATTTGTTTAAATATGGACGACTTTCATTTCAATACATTTCGCATAGAGTACTGCGATGGACCTTAACTCCTTTATTATTGTTGGTGATTATTCCACTCAATTTTATGTTGGCCTATAATTCAGGAATGAATCCAATGAACATTTATACACTTCTGTTTTATGCACAGATTGTCTTTTACGCAGCCGCTTTAATTGGTTGGTTTCTTGAGAATAGAAGAATTAAGGTCA contains:
- a CDS encoding glycosyltransferase encodes the protein MEILDILIYIIEIVLYIYFGIAALYIFIFAFAGVFPYKQKLALKTTNRKFAVLIPGYKEDSVIIDVAKDALQQNYSNDHYDVVVIADSFQAETLKSLKELPIKVVEVSFDVSTKSKALNKAMQVIGDEYDVALVLDADNLMAEDFISKVNNAFDNGFTVVQGHRAAKNVNTSFAILDAISEEVNNHIFRKGHRVLGFSSALIGSGMAFDYQFFKETMSQVNAIGGFDKELELRLLKDRKKIEYLHDALVLDEKVQKSEVFANQRKRWLSAQFIYFARYFFPGLYHLLFKGNFDFFDKVYQMVSPPRILLLGLVGIITGFYTCIWFLLPDSGFVQFTILDWLPVFAMVVLAFIVSIPRKFYNRKTLVAVLTLPKAFFLMFVSLFKLKGANKKFIHTKHGVNN
- a CDS encoding glycosyltransferase family 4 protein produces the protein MKIGIEGQRLYRKKKHGMDMVALELIKNLQLIDKENEYVIFVKPDEDNTCIPKADNFKIIELGGGPYPIWEQFALPKAAKAEGCDILHCTSNTGPLRSEVPLVTILHDIIYLESVSIFKKGGTWYQKIGNMYRRWVVPPVARKSKRVSTVSNFEKDRIKNFMGLGDNLVAIHNGVGEHFTPVNKKEILDEAKLRYKLPDNFMFFLGNTDPKKNTPNVLKAFAEFNATSPIKYKLVMLDYEENALRKILSDIGYPELRNDIHLTGYVVNTDLPAIISQCKVFLYPSLRESFGIPILEGMACGVPVITSNTSSMPEIAGDAALIVDPYKSEEIKLAISKILNDDAYRTELCKKGIERAKLFSWKNMAVEYLKLYKEVYAEINEPVKS
- a CDS encoding glycosyltransferase family 2 protein; this translates as MAYIEIIFWVALFIIFYSYLGYGILLYFIIKLRRIFGLAKKFEGNDDYQPEVTLFVAAFNEKDYVDEKVKNSKSLKYPQDKVKQVWVTDGSDDGTPEILRKYDGVEVYHEDARGGKIGAMNRGMQFVKSPIVIFSDGNTTLGEDSIQEIVNLFKDPKVGCVSGEKRIYQKDSDAAAGAGEGLYWKYESTLKKWDAEWYSVVGAAGELFAIRTELWEEVEKDTLLDDFIISLRVAMSGYTIQYNPNAYAIETASANVKEELKRKIRISAGGIQSVVRLSPLLNLFKYGRLSFQYISHRVLRWTLTPLLLLVIIPLNFMLAYNSGMNPMNIYTLLFYAQIVFYAAALIGWFLENRRIKVKALFVPYYFFIMNLSVFLGFRRYIKGNQSVKWERAKRG